The Methanobrevibacter sp. nucleotide sequence ACTCATCAGCCAGGGAAAGCTGAATTTCAAGAAATCCGATTTGAATGTGACCTATCATGATTCCTGTCATCTGGGCCGTCATATGGGAGTCTTTGACGAACCGCGTGATGTAATCAAATCCGTTTGCGAGTTGACTGAAATGGAAAACATTCGTGAGTCCAGCTTATGTTGTGGTGCCGGAGGAGGAGTCAAGTCAGCTTATCCTGAAATTGCCGATCAAATGGCAAAATCAAGGATTTCACAGGCAAAGGATACATCCTGCAAAACTTTAGTGACTCCATGTCCATTCTGCAAGCTCAATCTGGAAAATGATGAGCTGGAAGTACTTGATCTGACTGAATTTTTGGTAAAGTATGGTGGTATAGATGAAACCCAGTGAACTTGAAACTATGAGAAAATCCTTCAACACAGTTAAGAAAAGATCCAATTCAATCAAGGATTCTCAATCCACTAAAAGACTGGAATCAAGGGTTCGTGAAATCAAAAAATATTCAATCGAAAACAATGATGAGCTTTTAAGCCAGGCAATCGAATCATTCAGACGCAATGACATTGATGTTAGAATGGCCGAGACAGCAGATGATGCCCTAAAAATCATTGACGATTTGCTTGATGAATACGATGCGGGTGTTGTGGCCAAAGCCAAATCAAACACTCTTGGTGAAATAAACCTAAAGTCTCATCTGGCCGACAGGGATATTGATGTTGTTGAAACAGACCTTGGAGACCGTATACTTCAGCTTAAAAAGACAGATAACAAGCCGGTTCATCCGACAGGTCCTGCATCACATTTGAACGTTTCCAATATTGCAGGCATTGTCAATGAATCTCTTGACGTTAATGTCAATCCCAAGCCCCGTGAAATTATGGAGGTTGTGAGAAGTGATGTGCTAAACCGGCTTAAAAATGCCAATGTAGGTATAAGTGGAGCCAATGCAATTGCATCCGAAGAGGGGTCATGTGTAATGGTGCATAATGAGGGCAATATTTCAATAGTTTCACTAAAAGATTTGCATATAATTGTAGCTGGAATCGATAAAATCGTACCTTCACTTGAAGACGCAATCTCCATTGTGAAACTTGAAACAATCTTTGCAACAGGAAACTATGTAACATCATACATGAACGTAATTTCAGGACCCTCAAAGACTGCAGACATAGAAAAAAAGCTTCTCAAAAACATGTACGGTGCAGAAAAAGTTGTCTTGATTCTTCTGGACAACGGAAGAAGTCAGGCGACACCGGATTGTCTTTACTGCATAGGATGCGGAAACTGCGTTGTTCACTGTCCTGTCTATAATGCCGTCGGAAACGAGTTCGGATTCAACAACTACCTGGGCGGCCGTGGCGTTGCAATGTCAAAATTCATTGAAGACGATGAGACCTGCTTTGATTCAGGCCTTTACATGTGCACATTATGCGGATTATGTACTTT carries:
- a CDS encoding (Fe-S)-binding protein, which encodes MLYFRGCTAREKETGIQDATEKLLKLAEVDYHVLEDEKCCGSVLLRTGFLDEASEQIAKNTKILSKEDLIVTSCAGCYKTLKEDYEGLNVIHISQLLDELISQGKLNFKKSDLNVTYHDSCHLGRHMGVFDEPRDVIKSVCELTEMENIRESSLCCGAGGGVKSAYPEIADQMAKSRISQAKDTSCKTLVTPCPFCKLNLENDELEVLDLTEFLVKYGGIDETQ
- a CDS encoding LUD domain-containing protein, coding for MKPSELETMRKSFNTVKKRSNSIKDSQSTKRLESRVREIKKYSIENNDELLSQAIESFRRNDIDVRMAETADDALKIIDDLLDEYDAGVVAKAKSNTLGEINLKSHLADRDIDVVETDLGDRILQLKKTDNKPVHPTGPASHLNVSNIAGIVNESLDVNVNPKPREIMEVVRSDVLNRLKNANVGISGANAIASEEGSCVMVHNEGNISIVSLKDLHIIVAGIDKIVPSLEDAISIVKLETIFATGNYVTSYMNVISGPSKTADIEKKLLKNMYGAEKVVLILLDNGRSQATPDCLYCIGCGNCVVHCPVYNAVGNEFGFNNYLGGRGVAMSKFIEDDETCFDSGLYMCTLCGLCTLNCPVAIPTNEIIENMRKLSTEVGFYPKAHGKIKDNVSKNDSPY